The genomic window TCTGGGGCTGACCGCCCTTGGAACGGTCGTGATGGCGGGGCTCTGGCTTGAGGTCGTGCCGACGGAGGCGGTTCCCGAACTCGGCTGGGCGACGCTTGTGTTCGCGCTGTTTGCGGTGTCGGCGGTCGTGCACGTGGTACAGAGCCAACGGATGCGGTTGGGTGAGATGGAGCGTCCGCCGTGATGCCGGGACAAACGCAACACCCCATCGCGGAACGAGCAATCGTTTCAGGACCGATACGTATCGAGTACCACGATGAACGGGGGATGTGCGATGGGCAATAGCGCTCGCATGACGCGACGGTCGGCGCTTTGTTTCATCGGCGGTGGGACGGTCGTCGCTGCGTCCAGTCGATTCGAGACATTCGGATTCTCGAACCTTACGGCGGTACGCAGGACAACGGTGAAAACCGCCGACGATAGCGACGCGTTGCTCGGGCTTTTCGTCCCCGACTCTATCGAACGGAAGGGTCGAAGTCTGCTCGTCGAAATAACGAACAACCTCGCTACCGATATCGACGGAACCGTCTCGCTCTCTACTGACGACCACGAGAACGTGTCGGGCGGAACGCTATACGGTCCGAGCGGTGATTCAGGGGTGACGGTCTCGTTTTCGTTAGCCGCGTCGACCGAGAGCTCGTCCGATACGGCGACCATCGAAATAGACCCCAACAACTCCGAAGGGCGAATCCCCTTCACGATCGTTGCAACCGCTTCAGACTCGAGAGTTTCGTTCGAAGCGACTCGCGAAACGGAGTCGATGAAGAATCCCGATGGAAGCGGCGTTACGATTACCAACTCGGGACAGTTCAAGGTGAGGCACAGCCGGAATTACTGGCAAGTCAAGAAGGTCGCAGTCACTTCCGACGAATTCCGACTCGATCGAGTCGAGTACGAAGTCAGTGATAGTTCGAATTCCGTTGTCGGAACGCACGTCGACGGTGCTAGCGGCACAACGTACAACTCCGGAGACATCCGAATCGATCCAGATGACGGACAGGTATCCAAGGGAGACTATACGCTACGGATTACCGCCTATGATCGAGACGGTAATTACGATATCGCGATAACGACGAACTAGAGCGGCGTGTATCGGTAGATGTCGAGTCAGCCCGTTCAGTAGCCCGGGTTTCAATTGGTTCGGTTCCACGGAACATCGCTTCGAGTTCAGCACTAGTGGCGGCGAAAACGGAGTCGATAGCGAATGCGAACGCCTTTTTAGCCCCGCTCCCGGAGTTCCATCCATGTCGACCGAATCGATCAGTGACCGACGCGAGCACATCCGCTCGATCAGCGTGACAGCGCTGGCTGCCCTGCTCGGCGTTGCGACGGGGTTCGTCTCCATGATGCTGGTGGGCGACGTGTCGTCGGTCGAGGCGGCGAGCCAGGCCGCGAACGACACGCGAGCGCTCATGCTCGTGGCCGGAGCGATCCTCGCTCAGTTCGTCCTCTACGACTTCACGAGCATTTACAACGACGACGAGTTCGGGCCGAAACACTACCTGTTCATCGTGTTTATGACGTTCTCCCTCTGGTTCGTGACGTGGGGGATCCTGCTCACGACGGAGGCCGCCGCGTAATCATGGCTGACGACAGCATCGCCGTCGTAGACCTCGATCGGTGCCAGCCCGACCGCTGTAGCTACGAGTGCAAGAACTACTGCCCGCCCAACCGAACCGGAAAGGAGTGTATCACCCTCCGCGGCGAGGAGGCCGACGAGGGCCAACCCGACCAGATCCACATCTCCGAGGAGATCTGTCTGGGCGAGACCTGCGGGATCTGCGTCGAGAAGTGTCCGTTCGACGCCATCGAGATCATCAACCTGCCGGAGGAGTTGCAGGACGATCCCGCCCACCGCTACGGCGAGAACGCCTTCTCGCTGTACGGACTGCCCGCTCCCCAGGAGGGGCAGGTCACCGGCATCCTCGGTCCCAACGGGATCGGGAAGACCACCGCCGTCCGCATCCTCGCGGGGGAACTCGAGCCCAACCTCGGCCGCCACGAGGAGTCGCCGGGCTGGGACGAGGTCCTCGAGGCCTACCGCGGCACGGAACTGCAGGACTACATCGCCGACGTGCGCGACGGCGACGTCACGATCGCACGGAAGCCCCAGTACGTCGACCAGATCCCGAACAGCTTCGACGGCAACACCCGCGAGTTGCTCGAGCAAACCGACGAGCGCGGTGCCCTCGACGAACTGGTCGAGCGGCTCTCGATCGGGCCAGTCATGGAGCAGTCGATCGACGACCTCTCGGGCGGCGAACTCCAGCGGGTCGCCATCGCGGCCACGCTGGCCCGGGACACGGACTTCTACTTCCTCGACGAGATCACGCCCTACCTCGACATCGGTCAGCGCGTGACGGCGGCGCGACTGATCCGAGAACTCGCCGAGGAGGAGGATCGGTCGATGCTCGTCATCGAACACGACCTCGCGATCCTGGACCTGCTCGCCGACACGCTCCACGTCGCCTACGGTGAGCCCGGCGCGTACGGCGTCATCACCGCACCGAAATCGGTCCGCAACGGGATCAACGAGTATCTCTCGGGCTACCTCGACAACGAGAACATGCGGATCCGCCCGGACCCCATCGAGTTCGAGGAGCACGCGCCCCGGGCCGCGTCCCGCGGCGACACGCTCGTCGAGTACCCCGACCTCACCAAGAGCTACGGCGACGGCGAGTTCTCCCTCGAGGTCGAGGGCGGCGAGATCCGGGAGAACGAGGTGCTCGGCATCGTCGGTCCGAACGGGATCGGGAAGTCGACGTTCGCGAAGCTGTTGACCGGCAACCTCGCGCCCGACGAGGGCGACGCCGATCTGGACCTCGATATCTCGTACAAACCGCAGTACGTCACCATCGACCAGCACATGCGGGTCGACGCCTTCCTCTCCTCCATTACGGACCAGTTCGGCTCGTCCTACTGGAACACCGAGATCGCCCAGCCGCTCCAACTCGAGCGGATCATGGAGCAGAACCTCTCGGACCTCTCGGGCGGGGAGCGCCAGCGGGTCGCCATCGCGGCCTGTCTCTCCGACTCGGCGGACCTCTACCTGCTCGACGAGCCCTCCGCGCACCTCGACGTCGAACAGCGCGTGCAGGCGACCAGTGCGATCCGACGCTACGCCGAACAGCAGGACGCGACGGTCATGGTCATCGACCACGACATCTACATGATCGACCTGCTCGCCGATC from Haloterrigena sp. KLK7 includes these protein-coding regions:
- a CDS encoding ribosome biogenesis/translation initiation ATPase RLI; the protein is MADDSIAVVDLDRCQPDRCSYECKNYCPPNRTGKECITLRGEEADEGQPDQIHISEEICLGETCGICVEKCPFDAIEIINLPEELQDDPAHRYGENAFSLYGLPAPQEGQVTGILGPNGIGKTTAVRILAGELEPNLGRHEESPGWDEVLEAYRGTELQDYIADVRDGDVTIARKPQYVDQIPNSFDGNTRELLEQTDERGALDELVERLSIGPVMEQSIDDLSGGELQRVAIAATLARDTDFYFLDEITPYLDIGQRVTAARLIRELAEEEDRSMLVIEHDLAILDLLADTLHVAYGEPGAYGVITAPKSVRNGINEYLSGYLDNENMRIRPDPIEFEEHAPRAASRGDTLVEYPDLTKSYGDGEFSLEVEGGEIRENEVLGIVGPNGIGKSTFAKLLTGNLAPDEGDADLDLDISYKPQYVTIDQHMRVDAFLSSITDQFGSSYWNTEIAQPLQLERIMEQNLSDLSGGERQRVAIAACLSDSADLYLLDEPSAHLDVEQRVQATSAIRRYAEQQDATVMVIDHDIYMIDLLADRLMVFDGEPAVHGRAGQPQPMRDGMNEFLANLEVTFRRDERTSRPRINKPQSQLDKQQKQDGEYYYAP